In Chitinispirillum alkaliphilum, the following are encoded in one genomic region:
- a CDS encoding rRNA small subunit methyltransferase I, whose translation MSLYIVSTPIGNLSDITLRAIEVLKTSDLILAEDTRVTNRLLNYYGVQKPLRAYHDHNKEKITPHLLEMLRDDKNVALVTDAGTPGIADPAFYLTRASIEENIKVIPIPGASAFLTALVASGLPTDRFIFENFLPNKSAKRKKILESMLSEPRTVIFYETPHRINKTLLAMKEVLEDTRIVIARELTKVHEEFLRGDAAFLLKHFEKHPPKGEMVVMFNVRIKNSETEQM comes from the coding sequence ATGAGCTTATATATTGTATCAACACCAATAGGAAATCTTTCAGACATTACCCTCCGTGCCATAGAAGTACTCAAAACTTCAGACCTCATACTCGCAGAGGACACAAGGGTCACCAACAGACTTCTCAACTATTACGGTGTACAAAAACCACTCAGGGCATATCACGATCATAACAAGGAGAAGATCACACCTCACCTTTTAGAGATGCTCCGTGATGATAAAAACGTGGCGCTTGTAACAGATGCCGGTACTCCCGGAATCGCAGATCCAGCCTTCTATCTTACCAGGGCTTCAATTGAAGAAAACATAAAGGTAATCCCTATTCCCGGAGCTTCGGCATTTCTTACAGCACTGGTAGCAAGCGGACTACCTACCGACAGGTTTATTTTTGAAAATTTCTTACCAAACAAAAGTGCAAAAAGGAAGAAAATTCTCGAATCAATGCTCTCAGAGCCAAGAACTGTGATTTTCTACGAAACTCCTCACCGAATAAACAAAACGCTTCTTGCTATGAAAGAAGTGCTTGAAGACACCAGAATTGTGATTGCCCGGGAGTTAACCAAAGTTCATGAAGAGTTCCTAAGGGGCGATGCAGCATTTCTTCTCAAACATTTCGAAAAGCATCCGCCAAAGGGCGAAATGGTGGTTATGTTCAATGTGAGAATAAAAAATTCAGAGACAGAGCAGATGTAA
- a CDS encoding 2-hydroxyglutaryl-CoA dehydratase, whose protein sequence is MKTLGICFGATTVQYVKLSAQGEKIDLLLQGRIPHEGNPKEIILQILEEQKGDIDRIAVTGRAFRSNVDLSTIPEPEAVECALKQEYNQRQYPELVISSGGETQLAYAINRNGGISSVHSGNKCASGTGEFFLQQIRRMGLSLEEAVELAKQGSAHKIAGRCSVFCKSDCTHALNKGEPRANIAAGLCLMMADKICELVKDMEYEKIALIGGGSLNSAMIEILQSRFKSLVISPMASVYEAYGAALWAVENECKSLPGDSKLVVHEAPSSFGRHLPLNEAADLVEFKEIKKDKACDGDQCILGLDVGSTTTKAVLMRKDDNAVLADVYLRTNGDPIEASRNCYSEIKKQLGTTNVSISGLGVTGSGRQIAALHALSDNVINEIIAHAAAAAFFDQEVDTIFEIGGQDAKYTFLTNGVPSDYAMNEACSAGTGSFLEESARESLNVATEEIGEWALKGSSPPNFTDQCSAFISSDIKLAGQEGLSKADIISGLVYSVCLNYINRVKGSRPIGKKIFMQGGVCYNRAVPIAMASLMQHRIVVPPEPGLMGAFGVALETAKRISMGLSQPAEFSLDDLVQREALRDGSFVCGGGKEKCDRKCEISKIKINGKMYPFGGICNKYYNMRLHLDVEVKDLDLVAVRNDLMFKKYGVMDKPSAQNPDRPERTVGIMRTFLTHAYYPLYSNFFHNMGFKVVYSDEIDPQGLSRIEAAFCLPAELTHGSFLNLLKKSPDYIFLPHIAQIPVPNVPTYSKACVFVQAEPYYIKTTFRKELEQSTAAVLAPVLRMDGDFSRAQKALVEMAAGMGVAQDKARDALDKAILTQKDFEAELKEYGKKALKHLDENPEQFGIVIVGRPYNSFAQDANMGIPHKVASRGYMVIPYDMLDSESYEVDQKMFWGMGQRIMKTARFIKDRDNLFGFYITNFSCGPDSFLLGFFRNIMKGKPSLTLELDQHTADAGIDTRIEAALDIMKTCRHAQISFENGGESFRPAKVELVDKTFKITASDGKTYPLTDPKVELLFPNMGRYGTEVVAAVFRSMGVNARALPVADKDVLLTGKKNTSCKECLPYIVTSGSFLDYLNKKTDDKITLFFMATGGGPCRLGQYYRAFEQLIENQKIPDAAMFTMTDENGYGGMGSRMLLKSWQGLVIADVLGDIKSMLSVSALDRQLAERELEACWGELIGYFEGSKSEKLISVLTKISNRLKKIPLKKDPSEVPVISLVGEIFVRRDEFSRKNIVDSLEEQGFMVRVAPIAEFLHYSNFIINNKLGEREFDFKGQLKMRLTSNVQEWWEKKIKSVLAQSGLYHFEMIEVEKTIESALHLIDVNFRGETILTVGLALREILNDSCGIISIGPFGCMPSRVCEAILKKEMNVAGKMRVPGWEKKIDEFRDLEEFPFLSIETDGSPFPQLIEANMEAFVLEAKRVHTYIQNYKKREKENSSFSMKGLSMKLFDLVTENSLGLLPKRKI, encoded by the coding sequence ATGAAGACTTTAGGTATTTGTTTTGGTGCTACAACTGTTCAGTATGTGAAACTATCTGCTCAGGGAGAGAAAATAGATCTTTTGCTTCAGGGGCGTATACCTCATGAGGGCAATCCTAAGGAAATTATCCTGCAGATTCTTGAGGAACAAAAAGGGGATATAGACAGAATCGCCGTGACTGGAAGAGCTTTCAGATCAAACGTAGACCTCTCCACCATTCCTGAACCTGAAGCGGTTGAGTGTGCACTTAAACAGGAGTATAATCAAAGACAATACCCTGAACTGGTCATCAGCTCTGGTGGAGAAACACAACTGGCCTATGCAATAAACAGAAACGGGGGAATAAGTTCGGTCCACTCTGGAAACAAGTGTGCATCCGGAACGGGGGAGTTTTTTCTTCAGCAGATAAGACGTATGGGTTTGTCGCTTGAGGAAGCTGTTGAACTGGCTAAACAGGGTTCTGCTCATAAGATAGCGGGAAGGTGCAGTGTGTTTTGCAAGAGCGATTGCACACATGCCCTCAACAAGGGTGAGCCAAGAGCAAATATCGCTGCAGGGCTATGCCTTATGATGGCCGATAAGATCTGTGAACTGGTGAAGGATATGGAGTATGAGAAGATCGCACTAATTGGCGGGGGATCTCTCAACAGCGCTATGATCGAGATTTTACAATCAAGATTCAAATCACTTGTCATTTCACCCATGGCTTCTGTATATGAGGCTTATGGTGCGGCGCTTTGGGCTGTTGAGAATGAGTGTAAGAGTCTGCCAGGTGATTCGAAACTGGTGGTTCACGAAGCGCCATCATCGTTTGGAAGACATCTCCCCCTGAACGAGGCGGCTGATCTGGTCGAATTCAAAGAGATAAAAAAAGATAAGGCTTGTGATGGGGATCAATGCATTCTTGGGCTGGATGTCGGATCCACAACCACCAAAGCAGTTTTAATGCGAAAAGATGATAATGCTGTTCTGGCAGATGTCTATCTCAGAACCAACGGCGACCCTATTGAGGCATCACGAAACTGTTACTCTGAGATCAAAAAGCAGCTTGGGACCACAAACGTTTCGATCAGTGGTTTGGGTGTAACCGGATCGGGCCGTCAGATTGCAGCCCTGCACGCATTGAGTGACAATGTGATAAATGAAATTATAGCACATGCCGCGGCAGCGGCCTTTTTCGATCAGGAAGTTGACACAATATTTGAAATCGGTGGCCAGGATGCCAAGTACACATTTCTTACCAACGGTGTACCTTCCGATTATGCAATGAACGAGGCCTGCAGTGCCGGCACAGGTTCATTCCTTGAAGAATCCGCCAGAGAATCGTTAAATGTTGCTACCGAGGAGATCGGGGAGTGGGCTTTGAAGGGCTCTTCGCCCCCCAATTTCACCGACCAGTGTTCTGCATTCATTAGCAGTGATATCAAACTGGCCGGACAGGAGGGGTTATCAAAAGCTGATATTATCTCAGGACTGGTATACTCTGTATGCCTCAACTACATAAACAGGGTAAAGGGCTCAAGACCCATCGGCAAAAAGATTTTCATGCAGGGCGGGGTATGTTACAACCGTGCTGTTCCAATCGCCATGGCTTCACTTATGCAGCACAGAATCGTGGTACCGCCAGAACCGGGTTTGATGGGGGCTTTTGGGGTAGCACTCGAAACTGCCAAACGAATCAGTATGGGACTCTCACAACCTGCGGAATTCTCTCTTGATGATTTAGTCCAGCGGGAGGCTCTAAGAGACGGAAGCTTTGTCTGTGGTGGCGGGAAAGAAAAATGTGACCGCAAATGCGAGATATCAAAGATAAAGATAAACGGGAAAATGTACCCGTTCGGTGGAATCTGCAATAAGTACTACAATATGAGGCTTCATCTTGATGTCGAAGTAAAGGATCTTGACCTTGTAGCGGTGAGAAATGATCTGATGTTCAAAAAATATGGGGTAATGGATAAACCTTCGGCACAGAACCCTGACAGACCAGAGCGCACTGTTGGAATAATGCGCACCTTTCTTACCCATGCATACTACCCGCTGTATTCAAATTTTTTCCACAACATGGGCTTCAAGGTAGTCTACTCCGATGAGATTGATCCTCAGGGACTTTCAAGAATCGAGGCGGCCTTCTGCCTGCCCGCAGAACTGACTCACGGAAGCTTTCTTAATCTTTTGAAAAAATCTCCTGATTACATATTTTTGCCACACATAGCGCAAATTCCGGTTCCAAATGTTCCAACCTACAGCAAGGCCTGTGTGTTTGTACAGGCTGAACCGTATTATATAAAAACCACTTTCAGAAAAGAACTTGAGCAGTCTACTGCTGCAGTTCTTGCTCCGGTACTAAGGATGGATGGAGACTTTTCAAGAGCTCAAAAAGCCCTTGTAGAGATGGCCGCAGGGATGGGTGTTGCCCAGGATAAGGCCAGGGATGCTCTTGACAAGGCAATCCTTACACAGAAAGATTTTGAAGCTGAACTCAAAGAGTATGGCAAAAAAGCGCTCAAACACCTGGATGAAAATCCGGAGCAGTTTGGGATTGTGATCGTGGGGCGTCCCTACAATTCATTTGCCCAGGATGCCAACATGGGTATACCCCATAAAGTGGCTTCAAGAGGTTATATGGTTATTCCCTATGATATGCTTGACAGTGAATCCTATGAGGTTGATCAGAAAATGTTCTGGGGCATGGGACAGAGAATCATGAAAACAGCTCGTTTCATAAAGGACAGGGATAATCTGTTTGGCTTTTATATTACCAACTTCTCCTGTGGTCCGGATTCTTTTCTTCTGGGTTTTTTCCGCAACATCATGAAAGGGAAACCCTCCCTTACATTGGAGCTCGATCAGCATACGGCCGATGCCGGAATTGATACAAGGATTGAAGCTGCTTTGGATATCATGAAAACCTGCCGTCATGCACAGATCTCCTTTGAGAACGGCGGGGAGTCATTCAGACCCGCCAAAGTAGAGCTGGTTGATAAGACTTTTAAGATTACTGCATCGGATGGGAAAACGTACCCTCTTACTGATCCGAAGGTTGAGCTGCTTTTCCCAAATATGGGTCGATATGGTACTGAGGTTGTGGCTGCGGTGTTCAGAAGCATGGGGGTCAATGCAAGAGCTCTTCCTGTTGCGGATAAAGATGTGTTGCTTACAGGTAAAAAGAACACAAGCTGTAAGGAGTGTTTGCCTTACATTGTCACAAGCGGCTCATTTCTGGATTATCTCAACAAAAAAACAGATGATAAAATTACACTTTTCTTCATGGCAACCGGAGGAGGCCCCTGCCGTCTTGGGCAGTACTATAGAGCTTTCGAACAGCTTATCGAGAACCAAAAGATACCAGATGCAGCCATGTTTACCATGACAGATGAAAACGGGTATGGTGGTATGGGCAGCAGAATGCTTCTTAAATCATGGCAGGGATTGGTCATTGCTGATGTGCTGGGGGATATAAAAAGCATGCTTTCGGTCTCCGCACTGGACAGACAACTGGCGGAAAGAGAACTTGAAGCATGTTGGGGTGAACTTATCGGCTATTTCGAAGGCAGTAAATCTGAAAAACTTATTTCTGTTTTGACCAAAATTTCAAATCGTCTAAAAAAGATCCCTCTTAAAAAGGATCCTTCCGAAGTACCGGTGATATCTCTGGTCGGGGAGATCTTTGTCAGAAGGGATGAATTCAGCAGGAAAAATATCGTCGACTCATTAGAAGAACAGGGCTTTATGGTCAGGGTGGCACCAATTGCCGAATTCCTTCACTATAGTAATTTTATCATCAATAACAAACTGGGTGAAAGGGAGTTTGATTTTAAAGGACAGCTTAAAATGAGGCTCACCTCTAATGTACAGGAGTGGTGGGAGAAGAAAATCAAATCTGTTCTGGCTCAGAGCGGACTGTATCACTTTGAGATGATTGAGGTGGAGAAAACTATAGAGAGTGCTTTACATCTCATTGATGTGAATTTCCGCGGGGAGACGATTCTTACTGTAGGGCTGGCTTTAAGAGAGATCCTCAATGACTCATGCGGTATAATCTCTATCGGACCGTTTGGATGTATGCCTTCCAGGGTTTGTGAGGCTATACTAAAAAAGGAGATGAATGTTGCAGGGAAAATGAGAGTGCCTGGCTGGGAGAAAAAGATCGATGAGTTCAGGGATCTTGAAGAGTTTCCGTTCCTCTCAATAGAAACCGATGGCAGTCCTTTCCCTCAGCTTATTGAGGCTAATATGGAAGCCTTTGTACTCGAAGCCAAAAGAGTTCATACTTATATACAGAACTATAAAAAGAGGGAAAAGGAAAATAGCAGCTTTTCAATGAAAGGCTTATCTATGAAACTGTTTGATCTTGTTACGGAGAACTCTTTAGGTCTGCTACCGAAAAGAAAGATATAG